CGAAGAGCGGCTCGGTCGGTTTCGAACTGATGGACAACCAGAAGTTCGGCATCAGCCAGTTCGCCGAGCAGATCAACTACCAGCGCGCGCTGGAAGGCGAACTGCAGCGCACGATCGAATCGATCTCGACGGTGAAAACGGCGCGCGTCCATCTGGCGATTCCGAAGCCGACCGTGTTCGTGCGCGACCGCGAAGCGCCGTCGGCGTCCGTGCTCGTCAATCTGTATCCGGGCCGCATGCTCGACGAAGGCCAGGTCGTGGCCATCACGCATATGGTCGCTTCCGCCGTGCCTGACATGCCCGTGCGCGGCGTGACGATCGTCGACCAGGACGGCAACCTGCTCACGCAGGCGGGTGCGAACGGCGCTGGCCTCGACGCGACGCAGCTCAAGTATGTGCAGCAGATCGAGCGCAACACGCAGCAGCGCATCGACGCGATCCTCGGACCGATGTTCGGCTCGGGCAACGCGCATTCGTCGGTGAGCGCGGACATCGATTTCTCGAAGAACGAGCAGACCTCGGAGCGGTATGCCCCGAACAACGATCCGCAGCAGGCCTCGATTCGCAGCCAGCAGACCAGCACGGCAACCGAAATGTCGCAGAGCGGTGCGTCGGGCGTGCCGGGCGCACTGTCGAATCAGCCGCCGCAGCCGGCGTCCGCACCGATCACGGCGAGCGCGAATGGCGCCAGCGGCGTGACGACGACGCCCGTCAGCGACCACAAGGACTCGACCACCAACTACGAGCTGAGCAAGACCGTGAGCCACACGGAGCAGGCGGTTGGCGGCATCAAGCGCCTGTCGGTGGCCGTGGTGGTGAACTACATGCGTGTCGTCGACGCAAAGGGTCACGCGACGATGCAGCCCATTTCCGCCGACAAGCTCGCGCAGGTCGATCAGCTGGTCAAGGAAGCGATGGGTTACAGCCAGGCGCGCGGCGACACGGTCAAGGTGATCAGCAGCGCGTTCCAGCAGATCGCCGATCCGGATGCCGACCTGCCGTGGTGGCGCACGAAGGACATGATCGCGATGTACAAGCAGATCGCGACGTACGCCGGCATCGGTCTGGTCGCCCTGTTCCTGTACTTCGTGATGGTGAAGCCGGCCCTGCGCCGCGCGTTCCCGCCGCCGCCGGAAGTCGTCGCTGCACTGCCGTCGCCGGATGAACCGGTGCTCGACGGCCTGCCGAGCGCGGCAGCCGTGGCAGCGGAAGAGGAAGTCGAAGGATCGCTGGTCTCGCTGGAAAGCGACAAGGCCAAATATGAGCGGAACCTCGAATATGCGCGTCAGATCGCGCGTCAGGATCCGAAGATTGTTGCAACCGTCGTGAAGAGCTGGGTGTCCGATGAGCACTGAAGGCGTATTGAAGAGCGCGCTCCTGCTGATGTCGATTGGCGAGGAAGAGGCGGCTCAGGTATTCAAGTTTCTGGGTCCGCGTGAAGTCCAGAAGATCGGCGTCGCGATGGCGTCGCTGAAGAAC
This genomic interval from Paraburkholderia sabiae contains the following:
- the fliF gene encoding flagellar basal-body MS-ring/collar protein FliF: MDSSANSLMTPDARMGLAGAQPGAAGAAQAGAAGLDLGGSGSGFASRFPGLPASLTQMRGNPRAPLIFAVAVLIAVVAGLILWSRAPDYKVLYSNVSDQDGGAIVAALQQANVPYKFSDAGGAILIPADQVHEMRLRLASQGLPKSGSVGFELMDNQKFGISQFAEQINYQRALEGELQRTIESISTVKTARVHLAIPKPTVFVRDREAPSASVLVNLYPGRMLDEGQVVAITHMVASAVPDMPVRGVTIVDQDGNLLTQAGANGAGLDATQLKYVQQIERNTQQRIDAILGPMFGSGNAHSSVSADIDFSKNEQTSERYAPNNDPQQASIRSQQTSTATEMSQSGASGVPGALSNQPPQPASAPITASANGASGVTTTPVSDHKDSTTNYELSKTVSHTEQAVGGIKRLSVAVVVNYMRVVDAKGHATMQPISADKLAQVDQLVKEAMGYSQARGDTVKVISSAFQQIADPDADLPWWRTKDMIAMYKQIATYAGIGLVALFLYFVMVKPALRRAFPPPPEVVAALPSPDEPVLDGLPSAAAVAAEEEVEGSLVSLESDKAKYERNLEYARQIARQDPKIVATVVKSWVSDEH